A region of the Oncorhynchus clarkii lewisi isolate Uvic-CL-2024 chromosome 4, UVic_Ocla_1.0, whole genome shotgun sequence genome:
ACAATtccctcgacctcatggcttggtttttcctctgacatgcactgtcaaggtctgtgcctttccaaatcatgtccaattaattgcaTTTatcacagttggactccaattaagttgtagaaacatctctaggatagtcaatggaaacaggctgcactgagctcaattttaagtctcatagcaaaagggtctgaatacttatgtaaataaggtctttatggggtattgtgtgtagattgataaagatgtttatttgtatttaatccattttagattaaggctgtaacataacacaatgtggaaaaagtgggtctgaatactttccgaaggggtctgaatactttccgaatgcactgtatgttcgtgcatgcgtgcatgtgtgtgtgtgtgtgtgtgtgtgtgttgggggagtgAAACGGGTGGATTCCCTTCCAGTTGAGAGCataaacagatacagtagatccgatgtgagaggagcagaaggaggggaggagaggaggataggaagagacAGGAGCTGTCTGGGAAGAGGAAAGGACATCACTGCTAATAACATGAGGAATAGGAGCAAGCGTACAATGTGCCCCCGCTAAACATTCAGTACTGTCAGTACATGCACAAACACTCACACtagcacatgcatacacacacataataggGTTGCacagtatccagattttcatatcaTCCTACCGTCCTCTTACTCTCATCCTGGGATTTACGGTATTACCGTTTTAGCCTTCAAGGGGGAACTAAATACACAAAAAAGCCCATTAGGCGtgtattaccagaatgctaacaaaattagcacaaacTTATAGTGAATATCAATAGAGGCTGCTAGCTAAACATGCTAATGATCGCAAACAAAAATACTGATTTTTTTGCAAGGACAGGCAATTGAGCTCATAAAGTTATAGAAGTATAGGTAGTAGCTTCCCTAATgtcatttttggtgagtttggacatcATTTGGACAGCGAATGTGGAGAGAGGCATCAAGCAAATGAACATAGTTTTGACTCATGCTTGTGTGAAGGAAGAACAGGACTGGTTCTGGAgcagtgtgtacacacacacacacacacacacacacacacacacacacacacacacacacacacacacacacactaaactgcTTCATGTCCCTAGGGTTCCGATGTCCTGCACTTGTCTCCAGTGTCTTGCCCTGGGGTCATTATAGATCCCTCCCCTTCAATCCCTTCAAAACCCTCAAATCAGATGCATAACTTAGAAAACTGAAGAGCCTGAAGTTAATTGATCGACAAGATCAATCATAAGATAAAAGACTgtctttaatgtgttacagaatTAAATCAACTTCTTCCTTCATGAAACCGGGGATGTTAAATGAAAATGTATGAGTTTAGCACATGCATTTAGTCATTAGCCATTGGATTTATCAGGAGCTATATGTTTGGTGTGATGTGAATGTGATGCTCAATATGTTCCTCAGGCTATGACATGTCTACGTTCATCAGACGTTATGGCCGCTACCTCAATGAGAGGGCCTTCGCCTACCGCCAGATGGCTTTCGACTTCACCAAAGTCAAAAAGGGGTGCGTCACTCACTTCCCTGTCTCTCAAAATCCTTTTAGGTCCTCATCAGGGAGGCCCACCTCATACCGTAATTCACCTCATCCCTGAGGCCCTCATACTGTCATTCACCTCATCCCTCAGGCCCACCTCATACTCATTCACCTCATCCCTGAGTCCCACCTCATACTGTCATTCACCTCATCACTGAGGCCACCTCATACTGTCATTCACCTCATCACTGAGGCCACCTCATACTGTCATTCACCTCATCCACGAGGCCCTCTTCATGGTCTTCCCTGTGTGTTTCCACCTCAGTGCTGAGGGGGTGATGAGGACAATGACTCCAGAAAAGCTGTTGAAAGGCATGCCTGTCCTGCAGACCCAGATCGACACACTGCTGGAGTTTGATGTGAGTTGGACATCTGGTCacgtctatctctgtctgtctgtctgtctggctctctgggACTTGTGTTCTGATGACTGATGGTCATTAGCTGAAAACTGTAATATATGTCAGGCCACAAAGAATACTGTTTATTTTCCTGTTTAAcattctcttttactctctcGTCTCTTCTCTTCAATaccttctcttccctctttctctcttcttttgaCCTTGATCTTTCTGTATGGGTGTACAATTGGTGATGTTTCGGGACAGCAGAATATTGCTGGAGTTTAATAAATTAGTTAATTGTTTGAGTTAATTGATGCTCTTCTTTTACACTACAtgactggttaaataaaaaaggtcTCTCTCCCAGGTCCATCCCAAGGAGCTGAATAATCCTATCATCAACGCAGGGTTCCTGCTGCTCTTCAAGGATCTGGTCAAGCTGTTTGCCTCCTATAACGATGGGGTCATCAATCTATTAGGTGAGCTAGACATTTCATTGGATGCATACCAAATGCCACCATTtttcctaaatagtgcactacttgttaCCACAGCCTTATGAGCCCcatgggccctggccaaaagtagaagggaatagggggccatttgagtCAGACTCTTTGTCAACAATTAATAGATAAATTACTTCCTTTCACCATgtagccatttagcagatgctcttcttCACAACAACTGTTGTTTCTGTAGAGAAATACTTTAAGATGAAGAAGAGCGACTGCAAGGAGGCCTTGGAGATCTATAAGAGGTTCCTGACCAGGGTCACCAAGATCGGAGAGTTCATGAAGCTTGCTGAGGTAAAGGAAACTTCCTAATGGATTAGGATGTATTCTAACTAACTCCAAATAAAACACCGTGCTTCCTCATATGCAGTGTCCGTCTGTACTTCAAATAGAATGATGCACTGATATGGTTGTGAAATTGTgtcttgtgtgtgttttgttccaCAGACTGTCGGAGTGGACAAAAATGATATTCCTGACATCAACTATGTAAGTCACTTGTTTTTGTGCTTACTCTCTGGAAGGATGATGAAATAGTTGTAACATGCCACCAACAGAGATGTTTCATCCAtcataattcccccccccccccctcctacccGCGATCCCAGTGTCTGCACCCTGGGGTGGTGACGGACCTAGTAGACTCGGATGATGAGGACTGTCCCTTTAAGCCTATTGAGGACCCGGTAACCATAGAGACACAGGATGGCTTGGCAGAGTGCCTGTTTGGAGGATGGGGTGTTGGCATGGGATCATTCTACAGACTGACACTTCTGactgcagtttgtgtgtgtgtttgcatatgtGTGTGCTTCCGTTTGCACAAAAGATGGTAGAGTTTAAGTAAAATGTTCCTGAACACTTCATTCTACAGGACATTGAGTTTATACAAAGGTGGGATAGTGTGGTGAGTTAAAAACCAAGGGTTTGGGGTGGTgctaccatagaaatagaataggGTGTTGAGTTACTTGAAGTGTTGGCATGCGGCGGAATGAGGAAGTTCGTCCCATAAACCTGCAGTTGCTGTGTTTCTGAttggttctctcttctctcctcaggcTCCCAGCAGCATCCTGGAGTCTCTGGAGACACACATGAACAGTTTGGAGGGGAAGAAGGGGTAAGAGGACCCTGTCTCTAACCAACCCATTTCTGAAAGAGCTAAAATGTGGAAATGTCCCCAATAGTTATCTTTACACAGAGAAAATAGTACATGAGAAATGACAGGATGAGAAAAACTAGAGGGAAACTCATAACTTGGGTTTTGTACTGTCCCAGCACTATAGTGTTCTGAATACAGTTTCCTGTTATTATCTTTTACTTGAATAGTTATTCTCTCTTTGTTCCTTTCTGTTCATCATCGGGGATCACAGTGAAGGGTGAGCATAAACACTTTCTTTGGGGTCTGACAGATGAGTTTATTGTAAAGTCATGAAAATAAGTAATTTCAATGTATATGATTTCAGCTCTGAAAGGTGATATCTAGCTGTGATGAAATTGTCATATGAACTTTTCCTTTTCTCTTTCAGGTCTCCAACAAAGGTGAGTGGAAGATTAAACTTTATTTCCCCGCCTTTCTGTTTCTGCTCATATGTCAACACATGGATACAAATAggcatttctctctctgtattccaggGGTCCCCTACCAATAACGTGTCCCCGACCTCCACCCCCGCCAAATCTGCAGCCGCCGTGCCCACCCTAGCGCCGCCACCTGAAGAAGCCACCGAGTGAGTGTCCACTTCCTTTGCCTACCGCAGCATTTACCTAATTTCCTCAGCGATTCCCTCAGTTCTTGCATTTTAGGATTCTATCTGTTCCGTTTTTATTTCATAAAATGGTGAATAAGGGAGACTGTATTTTccctttcatcctctctctctctgccaccattTCACCATCTGTCTCCACCCTTCTGTCTCGCTCTAGTTCTCTCTTAGATCTggaccctctctcctcctctggtccgTCAGTAGGAGCCTCAGCAGCCCCTACGTCCTGGGGAGGTAATGTCCCACATCAAAACTTGATACATAGCTTGATTATTAATTAAAACGTAGTTACATTATCTAATTAACAATCATGTAATTTAATCCCCCCCCCCATCACCTTCTCCCATGCTCTTCTGGGGATGCTGTCACAGACCTCCTTGGATCAGGTGAGTGCTATCCCACAGTGCCTCTGGTATTAACCTCTTTAGTGTGTTAACAGTATGTGTCAGTTCCTCTAGATCTCCCACTGTGTTTCATAGTGTTGCTCTAGTCTAAGGAagccgtctctttctctcttctttctttccctcccccGCATCTCCTTATTGGTTTTGGTTCATACGGGGACTTTATGTTTTTGGTTGCTTTGGTTCTAATGGGATGTTTTGTtggttgttttttaaaattgGGTTGTTTTGGTACCTTCATTTCTTTCTAATGGGATTTGTTTGGTTGCTTTGGATCCTATGGGGCATTTTGGGTTGATTCATGGGGTTGTTTTGGTACCTTGTTTTGGGGTTGGTTGGTACACCTTTTGGGTACCTGCAGAAATGGGCGAGTCCATGCTTCCTGACCCCACCTTAGCTGTAGAACCCGTCCCCTCTCCCGCTGGTGTAACGTCCACCCCTGCAGCTGCGGAGCCAGGAGTCTCTCTGGCTCCTCCCCCTAATGCGGCCGCGGCCGCTGCCCCCACCCCCGGCGCGACGAATATGGATCTGCTGGGAGGTTAGTGGGCTTCTGGAGGATTCTCTACAACAGAATCTCTGCTGGACAGCTCAACCCAAACCAACCCGCCACATGCACACAGAGCATACAGTGTTCTCTTCATGCATATACACACAGTGACACAGATACCCCAAAACAAACACACCATGTTTGCAGAACATGTCAGAACATGTCAGTCAACACGCATATACACATACTGATATGCATTctgtacatatacacacagagacaagCATGCTCACACTTGcagacacactcagacatgcTACTCATACATTTTTTCACATGCTTCTTTTTGTTTGATAGTCCAAAAGCTTTTCCTCAACTTCAGAGAAAAGCCAGTCTATCAATCAGTCATGTTCTTTATTACCGCTTACGACCGGTTTCCCCAAACTCAGACCTGGGTTCCCCCTGGGTACAtgtttagtttttttcccctagaactacacagctgattcaaataatctaaACTTGATTATGAGTTGGCTATTTGAAtcggctgtgtagtgctagggcaaaaacctaaACGTGCAGTCAGGGGGAGGGGCACCTTTAGGTTGGGGGGGGGCACCTTTACgttggggggggggcaggacGGAGTTTGGGAAACCCGGGCCTAAGAGAAATCTTGCTTTGTTTCTGGGTTCACTCTGCGCCATGCTTGTCCAGTTATGTAGTGTAAAATACCTAGTTACCGCTTTATAGTTTAGTTGTAGCTAAAGCCTACACTCTGCTGTGCCTCCTGTCTGTATTCTCtgtattctcattcaccccttcacCTGTCAATCACTCATGCCACAAAGTAAATGTTTTGTAACTAATCTAAACTCAATTTGTTAATAAGTATATTAATCAAATATATTAAATATTGTATACGtgacatgacataagtatttaatCTACAGTATAGCACCATACCATATATTAAGTACATGAAATACCTTAATAAAGTAAAATTAGTATTTCTAAACTCTACAGGCACAGTCTATCTTTTAAGTGGCCTTCCTTTTCTGAAGTTCCTTGACTGACTTATTATCTCTGGCTTGTGTTTCGTTTCCCtgttctctctacttctctctctgtcatctctctgtgtgtgtgtgtgtgtgtgtgtgtgtgttggctatCAGATGCATTTTCGACCCCTGTTCCCACCTCTGATGCCTCTGCTGAGGGCGGAGCTCCGGCCTCCACGCCAACCCCAGCCGCCGACGCTGCTGCCGGTGGGTTACAGGACATGTGTATATATGTGACTGTGTGGCGTCTGTCTGTGTAAAATGATGTATATTTGTGTGGATGttcgtatgtgtgtgtttggctgtgttCCAGTGCTCGGTGCATCCATTTGTATATTTGCTTTTGTGTATGGAGAGTGTGTTGATTCCACTGTTGTGGGCTGGTGTACCTAGAAATGTGATGCTACTGGTTGTTTCTAGGCATGGCTGATGTTGTTACCATGGAGATTGGTGCTGAAGCTACTATGAGAACAGTGGTTGACCACAACATGCTAGATTTCGCCTGAGGCTTCCTTTCCTTTGGTAAACTCTATCCCAAAATGCATCTGCAAGCTCCTTGGTTACACTCAAATCTGGTGTGTTATTGGCAGTGCtgaaaaaagtactcaattgtcaaatcaaattgtatttgtcacgcaCCGAATactaccgtgaaatacttacttacaagcccttaaccaacaatgcagttcaagaaatagagttaagaaagtAAGTATTACAAGTacatggaattgctaaaatgtacttaagtatcaaaagtgaaagtataaaccatttaaaattccttattttATTTTAAGCAAACGAGACAGCAcaatgttctttaaaaaaaaatgattgaCGGATcaccagaggcacactccaacactcggacataatttacaaatcaagcatttctgtttagtgagtccaccagatcagaggcagtacgggtgaccagggatgttctcttgataagtatgtGAATCGGACCAtattcctgtcaaaatgtaacaagtacttttgggtgtcagggaaaatgtatggagtaaaaagtatattgttttcttcaggaatgtagtgaagtaaaagtagaagttaaaaatataaatagtaaagtaccgataccccaaaaaactacttaagtagtattttaaagtatttttacttaagtactttacaccactggttattGCTATATTGAGAGAGTGTGAATACTACTAATATTGTTTTTTCAAAGATGTTTCCTGCTACATTTCTTCACAAATCATGTTCTTTTCCTATAATTTTTTATCAGACATGCATATTTTCCAGATTATCTCTTGATCATATACAGTACTTcattgttttttacatttactgttTGTCTCTAAAGAATATGTAGCTGTGAATTCCTAACTGAGCTTGTAACTTCTCCCTCAGAATCTCAGACAAATGCAGCAACTCCTCTTCCCTACTGAACTCTTATATAGCTCTTCGTTTTACACTGTGTTGTGGTCATTGCGTAACATCCTCATCTTCTCTTGTCATCCcttccccctgttctctcctcccaaaGACCCCTTTGCCCCCTCTGGTGGTAGCTCAGAAGCAGTAGGCCCAGGGCTGGACCTGTTTGCCATGATGCCTATGGAGAACAACTGCTTTAACTCAGGGGCGCCCCCTTCTGCCCCCTCATCCACCATCACAGCACCTATCACCCCCACCACCCCATCGATAGACCTCTTGAGTGGTAAATGTTTACGCATGTGTGTGTGGTACTTCTTAACCTTTTCTTTTGTCCCCTTTCGTCTCTGTCCTCTACTCTGcatccatgtcctctcctctcctgcattTTTTCAGTCGACTGCATTTTTCCTGGGTGTCCTTTTCTCTTTGTGAGGCTAACTTGCACATGTTTCTGTTCCTCTGTTTCCTTTCAGCTTGGATGCATTCTGCTGCCTCTCTGCTCCTGCATTGACTTTCAATCACAATTGTTCATCTAATTAATCAGTGTTTGTATTCTGCTGTtctcatctctgtgtgtgtgggtgggtgggtgggtgttttCTTGCCTTGTAGCTATGTTTGATTCCATGCCAGATCCAAGCTTCACCAAAGCAGACCTTGCCCCCAGTGTTGACATGTTTGGAGCAGGTACCCAGACTAGCGCCATCTCACTGCTCTCCACCTtgctactctcctcccctctccctctttccctttgccctcttttcccctctcctccattctccatCTCATTTCTCTCCATCGGTTGTCTTGTTGTCCTTGATCAGTGAAGAAAAGGAATTGTGAATGATTTCCTCTGGGTCTGCTACAGGCTATTGAGCAGGGCCTCAGctgctcttccttcctctctctctctctctctctctctctctctctctctctctctctctctctctctctctctctctctctctctctctctctctctctctctctctctctctctctctctcttcctcctctctacttTGTGTCTCAGTGTGCTTATTTATTAAAAACTAAAACCTTGTCGTCTTTCTCAGCATGTGTTTGGAGTGCTATTTCTATATGTACATTCGTGCATGTGAATTATTGTATTTCAGGGATACTGATTGTGTACCAATctaaccctcctctaccctccccttaCAACAGATGCCTTCTCCTCCCCTgcccccctctcctctgcccccCCAATGGACAAGGGGGTGATCATGGACCTGTTTGGGGGTGGGTAACTGTacaccctccccccacccctcactATGCCCCTTGCTGCTGGTCGACGGTCTTCACATGAGTGGCCTTTGTGAAAGAATATCTCTCTTTATAAAAAAATCCATAATTTGATTTATTATTTGATTGTTTAATTGATTATTTTCATCATATCATTCACCTTCATCAACATTTCTCATTTCTGGTGACCCATAATCTTGTTAGTGTTGTTAAGTTGTTAAGTGTGGTATTCAGGCACGACACAGTGACTTTTCTATGTCCTCTCTAGAGCATATTGAGTTTGTGTTGctaagtaaactcagcaaaaaaagaaacgtcctctcactgtcaactgcatttattttcagcaaacttaacatgtgtaaatatttgtatgaacataacaagattcaacaactgagacataaactgaacaagttccacagacatgtcactagcagaaattgaataatgtgtccctgagggggggggggggggtcaaaatcaaaagtaacagtcggtatctggtgtggccaccagctgcatttagtactgcagtgcatctcctcctcatggactgcaccaggtttgacagttcttgctgtgagatgttaccccactattccaccaaggcacctacaagttccctgacatttctggggggaatggccctagccgtcaccctccgatccaacaggtcccagacgtgctcaatgggattgagatccggtctcttcactggccatggcagaacactgacatgcctgtcttgcaggaaatcacgcacagaacaggcagcatggctggtggcattgtcatgctggagggtcatgtcaggatgagcctggaggaagagtaccacatgagggaggacggtgtcttccctgtaacgcaacGTGTTGTGATTGGTTGCAAAgtcaacaagctcagtccgatgatgctgtgacacaccgtcccagaccatgacggaccctccacctccaaatcgatcctgctccagagtacaggcctcggtgtagcgctcattccttcaacgataaacgcgaatccgaccatcacccctggtgaggcaaaaccgcgactcgtcagtgaagagcactttttaccagtcctgtctggtccagcgacggtgggtttgtgcccataggtgacattgtagcgagtgatgtctggtgaggaccagcCTTACaaaaggcctacaagccctcagtccagcctttctcagcctattgcggacagtctgagcactgatcgagggattgtgggttcctggtgtaactcaggcagttgtagccatcctgtacctgtcccgcaggtttgATGTTcgtatgtaccgatcctgtgcaggtgttgttacacgtggtctgccactgcgaggacgatcagctgtccgtcctgtctccctgtagcgctgtcttaggcgtctcacagtacggacatggcaacttattgccctggccacatctgcagtcctcatgcctctttgcagcatgcctaaagcacattcacacagataagcagggaccctgggcatctttcttttgatgtttttcagagtcagtagaaaggcctctttagtgtttttatatctgtgaccttaattgcctaccatctgtaagctgttagtgtcttaattaacaaccgttccacaggtgcatgttcatggaacaagcatgggaaacagtgtttaaacaatgaagatctgtttttttaattaattgtacctttatttaactagacaagtcagttaagaacaaattcttattttcaatgacggcctaggaacagtcggttagctgccttgttcaggggcagaacaacagatttttaccttgtcagctcagggattcgatcttgcaacctttcggttacaagtccaacgctctaaccactaggctacctgtcgccgcCTCTGTGAAGTTTTTTGTac
Encoded here:
- the LOC139407198 gene encoding clathrin coat assembly protein AP180-like, which gives rise to MSGQTLTDRIAAAQYQLTGSEVSRAVCKATTHEVMAPKKKHLEYLISATNATNVNIPQMADTLFERATNASWIVVFKALVTTHHMCVHGNERFIQYLASRTALFNLSNFIDKTGSNGYDMSTFIRRYGRYLNERAFAYRQMAFDFTKVKKGAEGVMRTMTPEKLLKGMPVLQTQIDTLLEFDVHPKELNNPIINAGFLLLFKDLVKLFASYNDGVINLLEKYFKMKKSDCKEALEIYKRFLTRVTKIGEFMKLAETVGVDKNDIPDINYAPSSILESLETHMNSLEGKKGSPTKGSPTNNVSPTSTPAKSAAAVPTLAPPPEEATDSLLDLDPLSSSGPSVGASAAPTSWGDLLGSEMGESMLPDPTLAVEPVPSPAGVTSTPAAAEPGVSLAPPPNAAAAAAPTPGATNMDLLGDAFSTPVPTSDASAEGGAPASTPTPAADAAADSTGGETKPAAPAAASGAELMAAFDGLGDVLMPSMTPQAGAASSPVKPMGGDLDATMASMASNLGMGSQKPGENTMGGWSTPQVAPPSWGAPMNVPMGSPSFMGSNQGFSMGGAVGAGAPMMPMVRPGFGAPSTPGAPMGSPGMAGSPRRPPPPKNALDDLNIKDFM